Part of the Plasmodium vinckei vinckei genome assembly, chromosome: PVVCY_13 genome, aaaaattgtagaGGAGAAATACTACATACAATGTCACTTTATTTCAATAGCAAGggaacatatatatgcatatttattatattaattaaagaaAAGTGAAAGAATATGAATAACAGGAAAGGAATAATGCTCAGTAAATTGCATTGCCATTACAATATGCCTCATAAAAAGCCACCtcttaaaaaatagtaatatataGTGTATAcccacatatatatttgaatatgCTTTCCagtttgttattttttcaatatgcATTAGATACCTTGCGAAGTGAGAAATAACAAAGCACTAGACAGATGTAACTAGGAAAACTTCAAATGTGCACTATGGTACTTTAAATGAGccaatatattaatttgtttggAGTACACAAATGAgtgcaaatatatattcccatttataattcattagttcatttattcattttctaCAAAAAGAGTACGGATggaaaataacaaaaagactataaaaatatgatctTTAAACAATTTGGTGAAGCTAgcaatatacataaaaatgtatattacatatcacctttcattatattgcaaaattacaaaattaaaaatattataacatCTATATGAGCTAATTTGATTAggtatatatgatatatttttttacgcATAAAGGACCCGGtttcatattataaataaaaaaggatgaaagttaaaaatttgaaagaaaaaataacaaagaATGTAATagtataatgaaaaatgtgtatatatataattttttcgaGAATTGTAAGTTCTCtgtatatatagtataCATACAAAGTAAATTACGctaaaatatgtatgtgTATCTAAGGAAAATAACCAAATATTAAGTACAATGAATATCCATACTTTAGATAGTGGAGTATATTTGTAGTTAGCAATATATAGGCcattatacattttattataaagatttatatattaggGTATATACAAACAGTTTACAGTTTCTTAATCTTTATGCTTGTAATTATAGCATGCCCAAGGAAAGCATACTAAcacaataattttaaaccATTCAAATCCCTTTGGAAGGGAAAACTTTCTATAAAACGATTTATTCGTCCAAAAAGGTTTTCTATCTCTATATACTATATTATTCTGATGCGCATATTTGTGTCGATTGGTATATAAAAGCATTtgtatacaaatataagaaCGAGTTTTAAAGAATTTAGAGAGCAATGGATAGaataaggaaaaaaattgtcAAATATgccttattatatatgcttatatatttttattttttattgttagGGTGTAATTGATTTTCttactttatttaattgctcaatttattcaattatctttatttattttgttttcatttctttagtttttattttttttgaaaatgattattttatcattatatatatgtgtgccagcgaaaaaatataaagctttttaatatatcccTTTTAGGGCATggaatttatatattttatcaattcCATTACCATTTTAATTGATATGCTTTTTAAGACTAACATTTGAAAAAGTAAACATAAGAATTATTATCGATTCACgttttacttttattactaatttttgggatattaatattttactgtttcctaaatataattaagaatattaaaaaaaaatacacatattatatttatttttttttaatatcataGAACGATTTGATAAGATTAAGACATATGttgcatatttttgtttaaaaaatgcttATTGTACACTCctaattatgtatttttttaatttacaaatttaaaGAGAAAGATGTTTTGACAATTTGTTTACAGCGACCATTTATATGGTTTTATGTAACACGCTTGACGTGATATATGCTGCTTTGGTTTaggttatatatattacgtCTTATTTCGTAtcctttttatatcatatttttttgtatacatATCTTTTATGGATATACATAGTGACACACATATGCATTTTAAGGCTGTCGAATTGAAAGGAATAAAAGAGGGGTATCCAATAAAATGGTTAACGAAAAGAAAGggaaaaaagaataaaacataattaaaaaattgccTAGCTTTCATGGGGCGTATAAAAGTTCTAAATGTGGCTGAAAAGCCATCAGTTGCATCCGCAATAGTTTCGATCCTTAGTAAAGGgaaaagtaataaaaaaaaaagttatagtaaatataatCCTGTATTCACGTTTGAttataaaatggaaaatgaaACATGGTCTATGTTTGTAACATCAGTAACGGGCCATTTAACAGATCAAAAATTTGATGACAAATACAAGAATTGGAATAATACAGATCCGCATGAACTTTTTGATGCTAAaataactatatatatagacaaagataaaaagcctattgaaaataatttaaaaaaatattcaaaagattgcaatgttttaattttatggTTAGATTGTGATAGAGAAGGAGAGCATATTTGTTTTGAAGTAATAAATGCATGTTCTGTTACTAataagaaattaaaaattcacAGAGCTCAGTTTTCAGCTGTTACagaaaaagatataaaatatgcaatTAACAATTTGAAATccccaaataaaaatttagcTCAAAGTGTGGATGTTAGAAGAGAAATTGATTTAAGAATGGGTTCTATTTTCACTAGATTTATGACCATtcgatattttaaattagtACAAAACGacacaaaaattattagtTATGGGCCATGCCAATTCCCTACATTAGGATTTGTAGTAAATAGatatatgcaaataaaaaattttaacaaCGAATACTATTGGACTATCAAAATGGGATATTTATACCAGGATAAAGATGGTAATAATTCCAATCTTTTTTTGGACAATATTggaaagaataaaaaagggcgtgaaaaaaaaaagaaaaaaaaaggcaaaaaaaagaaaaattgcAGTGATTATTATAGTAGCgatgatgatgaaaataatagctATGGTAGAGATAATAGACCAGATTCATCAAACACAAATTACGTTGTAGATTTTACCTGGTCTcgattaaaattatttgatcATTTAGGAgttgttttaatttatgaAGACTTGTTAAAAAATCCTTTATGTAGGATATCAAACATTTTCGAAAaagaagtaaaaaaatatcggCCATTCCCTTTAAATACATTGCAAATGACTAAACTTGTTTCTAagtattttcatatatctTCAAAAGAATGTATGAATATCGCTGAAAAGTTATACAACAAAGGTTATATTAGTTATCCTAGGACAGAAactaattattttgtagaTTCTATGAATTTAcgaaaatttataaacgaattaaaaaaaaataatatttttggtAGTTATGCTGCGAAATTAGCTGAAAATGGTAATTGTAAACCTAGAAAAGGGAAACTAAATGATAAAGCACATCCCCCTATACACCcagttaaaaatatgaacaaggCAAACAATGTTGATTTTAAAgaatggaaaatatatgaatttatttgtaGACATTTTTTAGCTGTTTGTAGTGATGATGCAATAGGTTTTGATACAAAAGTTGTTGCTAATATAGGAGCGGAACAATTTTATTGCAAaggattaaaaataaaaaataaaaattatctagaaatttatatatatgagaaatggaatgataaaattttgCCACCTTTTCAAATTAATGATGAATTTTATCCATATAGTTTAGTAGTTGAAGAAGGAATAACGCAACCaccaaaatatttatccGAATCTGATTTGTTGTCACTTATGGATAAATATGGTATAGGAACTGATGCAACAATGCATGAacatatagaaaatattcaaaaaagaaattatgtttataaaaattctaaaaatttatttattccaaCAAAATTGGGAATTGCATTAATATTgtcttataaaaaatttaaagatATAGGTGTAGATTTAACCGAGCCATCTTTAAGAGCTAAGATGGAAAGAGATATGTTTTTAGTCGCTTCAGGTGAAAAGgggaaaaatgaaattataagaaattatattgatataatgaaatatatatatcaggAAATATACAACAGGATAGATTTACTCGATGAAAATatcaattattatataaataaccCAGAAATACTGAATTAGAATtgttttattcatatatatgtgcttATTTTAATTGTCAAAAGgcaatttattttgaacgaatcttttattgttttgaaaaaatttattattctcTCCATTTGTTcactatttatttaattaaatattttttgaaattaacatattttgttttaaaaatctaatgattttattttttatattatatgcatactgAGGacagtaaaaatatagtatatttaaaaatttttaatataacttATTTTACTGAAGGAAAATACCCATAGATATTGTTTTTACGCGTTAAAGATCACTAGAAATAAccaaacatatttttaatattgtaatgggaatataaaaaatgccaATTTTTTggatttattatattacatatataaatacgcGTGTAgacatataattaaatatatgggTATAGCAAACATTTCAAATGGCTATTGCTACTGATAGCCAATggtattttttgtttcgctttattgttatttttgataatatgtgatatattaaaatgtgtaccaaacaattttataattttttgtattgcATGCATATGAATAGTTTTTAATAGATGTAAAAAACcggaaaaaattaaaaatattctaaAATTCGGAAACGTTACattagaaaatgaaatttatatacacaaaagtaaataaatatactacccatatatataaatatatacatagtatttaaaaaaattaactgaataataaatagcaccaatcataataaaaagcgGTAACTTCGATATtacaatattaatattgatgataatgaattcatattatgcttaatttttttaagacaattaaatattttggctttgcaattattaaaacaaatgtATATACACGAATTAGTATATAAGtatattcaaatataagtataatttattatgttaCCATCTTGAAGCTTCTGTAAGCATATATTTCAGGatattaaaacataatattaaaattttttttttcttttatttcatgATTTTTCGGTCTTTGATTATAGATAATTTGGGCTTATGGACGTGATACTCATGCCCTTTATCTTGAATTACATTTCTGATTGCATGCAATATTCCGATCGAATAAGTACATACCTTTAATTGGAGGCACACGTAGATTTACTTAAACATAATATGATCacatatgtaaaaattaatatgcaGTCAATTCTATGTTATAGTGtatagttttattattttgcgACAGCTTTTGGAATTACTATTGGGAAATTATCGTATAAGCATGTGGTTAACATACCAAAGAATAAACCACAAAACAATGCCAAAACCATAATTCTTGAAATAACTTCTATATCTTTTTGactttttacttttttaagCTCTTTAACAAATACCATAAATGGGACTGTATTAAACCATCCATTAGTAAAAGCAAGGGCAGCTATGCAAATACATTGTTGAACTATATTTGTAAAGAATGGGTGTGCAACTGCTGCATTTAATACGAACCATGGGATGAATAATAAACGTAGGAAATTACCAATTAAAAGAGTGTTCAATGAAAATGTGAAATACTTGAACATTTTTATGTGGGTCAAATTTGGAGGATATCTACtaataaaatcaaaaacTTGAAACATTCCTACTACTATAGTAACATGATTATCAGACATTCCGTGACGTGCTTGCCACTTTTTATGCCCAACTCCTGGAAATAATTGTAAAGATAACCAATTAACTAAAAAGATAGCTAGAATAGCTTTATAGCCATCTTTAAGTATCTCAATGAGTGGTAATCTATCTTCTTTTCCTTCTCCCTTTTCAATATCTGTTGAATTGTTATTGTCATTTTTAGGgaatatatctatatataataaacaaaaaataatcgtGATAACTAAAAATACTTCAGAAATACCAAATAACCATAATAGCTTGGCttgatttatttcatattttttatcacttGAAACTATATAATCTAGAATTAAATTACtgcaaaatattaaaatccCGGACATACCAATACCTGCAGATAGGTACCCactcatattattttctttagtTGTTCCAATAGCAAAGGCAATAGATTGAGCTATACCAGCCATTAGTCCAATTGTTATAAAAGCTCCTAAACAGTATGCATCAAATGCAGTTTCAGAAAATGTTTGGTGTGCTATCTGAAAACCAGCGCATAATAAACTCAATACTCCTAAACTCATTGGTAACAAAGCTCTTGGGAAATTTACGAAAAGGGATAAAATAGAGGAGCCTAACAAACCTGCCAtctgaaatatattatacgtAATTTTAATGTTTAGCCCTAATGCTGAATTCCATACATTTAAGCAGCTAACACCgattaatatataagttATTGGCAAAGCTGCAGATGTTGAAGGCCTTTGTGGTGACCCTTTGTTGGTATTATTAGAAGAGGCTAATATACCACTTGATGGCTCATTAATTTCACTCATCTTGACTTattatggaaaaataaaaaaaaatgaattaaataaatatattaaaatccacaatatatttatattttttctcaaataaaatgtagaaaatatatttaataatatatgttatattttttttaaatatttttaataatttttaacaaattaaaaaaaaacattgttaaaatattttaacaaaatttatataaaatttatgtttatgaaaaatggaaaattgcgattatgattttttgcttatatttaattgcTGATAttccaaaatattttggataatttatataaataattgcaccataaatatatataatcgaatattttttggtgctttataaaaagtgtttgcttaaaaaatgtttttcggtattaattaaattcaaataattaaattaataatgcccaagtaaaaaattattatacccaaaataaaaataaatttaaaaaaaaaagcgaAAGATGAGTATCCCGGTGAAAATAGCATcaccaatttttttattaataactGTTTCTACAATGAGAGTATATGGAACCcataaaaagaattaatTAGTATGCTGCATGCGTGAATGTATAGAGAATAGCTTTCgcgaatataaaaatttttaattttacaattcgcaaattttttatattactaAATAAGCcggaaattatatatattataatacagtatatatatatttttattatatactaGTTATATTGgctttatttacatttggAAACTTATAGAAAACTCAGCCCATGAATATacttaattaataatatttctctggatatatatataggataaatataacgatgggcatatgtataattttccaacatgttaaaataaataaggaatattataaaattaaactccccatatttattttatttttttatataataattgatagttttccttttttgttttttttggtaTTTTATACTGCCCACAAATTTTAAGGTGACGTGCCCAAATGACATCATTTTGATGTaagtaaattaaaaaagaataaataaacgTAATACAAGATAAGACCATATTAGATGCGTcaatagaaaataatatattatatatgtgtatattattatgtatatatttttctacattttgATGTTTATATTGATAATTTATAACACGGTATTTGTTGTTTTGGGGGTATACCcatattatgtaaaaaaggGAGTgtcaaaaatatagaatacGTTTTTAGTTTATAATATAGACATATTCCCAACCTTTAGAAATAAATTCCTTTGTCATTCACAAATTcgtgaatatataaatataattataatatgataactatatattaaatatgtgCGTGTATGGATTCGTTGCATATCATAGGGGAAACATAAACTATTTGAGCTTAAGTATCTTAATATACGAAAATTAACTTTGTATTACTATATGCAtccttttattaattttatattgatGTAAAATGTTTTGTTCATCtgctatataaatatggtCTTATATGTATCAATTccgaaaatatatatttataataagtCGTCCGAAGTGTTAAATGGTGTCgatatttaaaagaagGGAATAATTTTCCGaataatacatttataaatctttatattattgtaatagattatttaattaatcgTCGTATAacattataaatacaaatttataattattgtttgggtttattatttaaaataaaactgtTAAATGCCAAACAAGCTAGATATTTAGTGACATAGAACTCCTGATCGTGTATGACACCATTTAATTCTTgttgtaaatatttataaatgcatatttaaaacaatagtatgcttgtattttttcaaataaaaatatctttATATAGAACAGAATTTGATTCGTACTGTTGTAACATGTATTACACAATAAAGAGGTCTAAAAAATCGGATAAATGTGGGCACAAACTTTCAAGGGTTGtttaaattcatttttttaaagaatattattacattgctttttatttaactTTTTAATCACTGTAAGACTAAAACATATGATCATATACATGCACAACTATtgctaatatatttaaaatgttttaagcTACTAATATTCTCTATATTTGTGGGAAATAACTATTAAAACGGTTTATTGGTTAGTGTATgcatgttttttatatatatatgcgcacttaaatatgtatatcgttctaaatatatttttttgtgacataaattatataagatTTAAGGCATacattaaatgaaaatatatgcgTTTGTTTTTCagcattttattattttttttgcatataattttcatttaaaaatttaactGTTTATTTGTTGcacaatataaaaatacataattattaatttataatatctgTAATCTTATTTacgttttatttttatttttttcaaaattatatgattttttatgatgCTAACCTTATAAAGGCTTTCCTCGTAAAAATAAGCGTACAgctattataaatatatttttgtttttaactGTTTTTTtggtatatttataatcccagtatttttgaaaaatgttgaaaaataaaCGAAAGGGACAGCATGGCGACGATGTGTTAAATAACAATGGAGAGAATGAATACAGTGAAGAAGCACATTATGCGGGAAATATTAAACACGAAGGATCAAGGCATTTTGAAATAGGCGATTATTTATCCAATAAAGAGAATTCAGGTGTTTTTAAAACGTTTTTCCTATTTGTACTATTACTTATATTATCAcccataattttaataggtttatacaaatacttatttatattttgtttgagaatgacaaaaaataacgctttattatatagtatatattttgtgattctctatatattttcactaACAATACTGTATGCTTATTTGGCCTTTCAAGAAGACAACCGTTATTTAAATaccgaaaaaaataaaaaaaagaccaTGTGAAATAtctcaatatatatatttttgttttgttttcctatttttattatacaatattttagTAAAACACTAGCCACATTATTGATAATTATGTTAAaggatatataatatggaaattaatataaacttATTGTAAcgtattatatgaaaaataattatacttTGCAATATGTCTCCATTTGGATATTTATTTCCCATCCGTACATTTACGTATTTATTTAACATTTGTGAGCTtgacatttttttcctttttatatttatgtatgaaatatataaatattaatagaataatatatgcgATTTGTCTTtttagtaaaataaaagtgcaatattacatttttattcatgTTCTATTTATATcgaatgaaaataatgcgggcttaaaaatatatgtctcattttattttccttataattttttttgtctattcatatttattaatatatatatgtgaataactgaacaaatttaaacaaACCTTATAATGTGCAACCTTAATATTTAGTGATattaatcaaaaaaaattaattcaaTGATGGATTTATGCATACATCGAATATTTcttaaaaacataattataattatttgcaACTaccataaaattatttataaattgaattaaaaatatgaaaattataaatagttGTTTTGtgctataaataatttttatataataatagagaacgatgaaaaaaaaaatatacataaataatttggtaaaaatgaataaaaaaattggtaAAAAATCgataaaattgtaaaaataatgatcgtgtgtataaataaaactatGTGTATAGTAACATCATATAACTAATATAATGTTATTACCACaattttactattattttgctTTCCTTTAGTATATGTATGTTATAAGCATGTTTATAcacattatataattcacaatcaatattgttataagggtatatatttttttttctaaaaattctctcgattttaatatatgcacacGTACCCACGTACACGCACACACAAGCATATATAGTGACGTTTTTTATAGTATCTATAGTACATCTTATTTAGTTGCATAACTTTACATTCTATTTAAtctattttcatttgttcTTTTTAACACGACCTCACTCATTTTCGCTCgcttttcttcttttaattACAAACATGTAAacttaattattttatataatatatatagcatCCAAACAAAAATCTACTAATttagcatattttttagtgaatactatattatatatataaagaaaaaaataaacaataaaatgatCTCACAtgtgtaatatatttttattgttctttttcattatgattaaaaatttgaagTCCGGTTGTTTCTATCCATGCATCTTTAAAGacattttcatcatatgCGAAATTTAATCTAGGTGATGGGCCATGTCTATATCCAACAGCAAGACCATTTAAAATAGATTTTGCAACATCTAATTTAGATGCGCTGCTATGTTTAAATGCTTGTCCTGAGAATAAGCATATTCTGCATGTATTCATTCTTACATGTTTAATTTCTTCTCTTTTTACTAATCCATTATAATCACATAATGCAGTCATTAAGTTTTCTGCTGTTTCATGTACAGCATCTAAGAAATCTTCGACGCCACTGAAATTTTTTCCCTTGGGTCCTACAACATAAACCATACCcatatttttctcttttttatgggggaatttttttttgaatgtAACAATAAAAACGGATCCTGTTGTATTATCGCTTCCTTTTTTAAGACTGTTTCTAACTCTGCATAATGCTAATTTTACATCgggatattttttttcaacacTTTCATATAAAACAGACTTAACTTCGTCATCTGGTTTATCGGCGTTTTCCTTAGCAGCCTTGGCTAATAATTCCTGTAAAACGGTAAAGAgaaagaatattttatatatataaccatGATCATGTTTATTTGTTGTGATCATTAAAATGAAGCATGTgctagtttttttttcattttcttacTTTAAATAGTGATTCGTATTTATCAATTTCATGTCCATGTGAAGATAATAATTCGGAAAAGGCGGCGTTAATACCTTCTCCTCCTACATGTAAATTATTGTCTCCTGCATTGACTGAGcacatatattcatttggTGATTCATCAAAAATTGGAGTAAATTTATCAGGTTTATCACAAAAACTGACATATCCTGGTGATATTCGAGATCCTTTAAATTCTGGATGtttttccatatatatttttaatccaggtgtatatgaataattagTATTAAAATAACTATAAGATGTTTCTATTTTAACAACAGTAGCAGCATTTTTAGATTGTAATGAGGCTTGTAATTGTACGCAAAGTGGTAAAGCATCTCCTAATCCACTaagtataatatatcttgTGCCTCCTGCTAACAATTCCCTTGCAGTTCTTTCTAAAAATCTTCTAGTCCTTTTTACTGATACTAATAATACTTTTGAATTAGGGAATTCAGTTTCATCTATACTGTTTTGTTTTTGATTgtttttcttattattcTCCATTTTGTTGTGTTTtgcaataaatattaactataggtatatattatattagtatgtgtatttatagaatatatatatctatcAATTGATGATATTTCAAAAGTGTagctatatataaatataagggatagattttatataaaatatggccaacttttatgtatatacttgtcaaaaaaaatataactttgtaaaaatattataaaataaaaaaaaaataaaaaacaaacgatatataaatataaaggaGTAAAACTGCGTTTAAGTATATTCACAattatgttaaaaaatacataattaaattCACTGggttatttatattgtgtaaaaaataaattattttaaactATATGATagcaatattttattttggcATTAACACTAATAGCGAGTAATAGTTATATGCATcatactatatataaatagtggAGTCCGGTACGTATTTGTTATACAATAACGGGATAGTATTTATAAGATATACAATATactaatatatgtaaaggatattgcatatataatcataaaatttgtGTTTTCatgtatattaattttttataactaaaatatatatacaagcATGTAAAATTGTATTCCTATTGGAACCCTTTCTATTTAATTTTCCTTCTAcatgtaataaataaattaatttttcttattcctatttaatagttttttttaattttgtttggcttatataatttttaattttgcattcttttttctaaatagtcggtatttaatattttattgtgcGTTCTTGGCGCTTCGTTTTTCTTCCttatataacattatttCACATATCACGTTTATTTACGAAAATATGAAACTTTTCtaaaattatgtttttttttgttatttaaattattttttcgtttattatatatataaatatatatttttttttttgttttcatatatattataggttttttttatttttaatttttattaataaattatatataagtgggtataatatatatatcatatgcatataacaTTGGTAGTATTTATTACAAAGTAATAATTGCAGGGCATAATGCTAGCATGTACATACATAtcgttttttaa contains:
- a CDS encoding DNA/RNA-binding protein Alba 4, putative, producing MENNKKNNQKQNSIDETEFPNSKVLLVSVKRTRRFLERTARELLAGGTRYIILSGLGDALPLCVQLQASLQSKNAATVVKIETSYSYFNTNYSYTPGLKIYMEKHPEFKGSRISPGYVSFCDKPDKFTPIFDESPNEYMCSVNAGDNNLHVGGEGINAAFSELLSSHGHEIDKYESLFKELLAKAAKENADKPDDEVKSVLYESVEKKYPDVKLALCRVRNSLKKGSDNTTGSVFIVTFKKKFPHKKEKNMGMVYVVGPKGKNFSGVEDFLDAVHETAENLMTALCDYNGLVKREEIKHVRMNTCRICLFSGQAFKHSSASKLDVAKSILNGLAVGYRHGPSPRLNFAYDENVFKDAWIETTGLQIFNHNEKEQ
- a CDS encoding nucleoside transporter 1, putative; its protein translation is MSEINEPSSGILASSNNTNKGSPQRPSTSAALPITYILIGVSCLNVWNSALGLNIKITYNIFQMAGLLGSSILSLFVNFPRALLPMSLGVLSLLCAGFQIAHQTFSETAFDAYCLGAFITIGLMAGIAQSIAFAIGTTKENNMSGYLSAGIGMSGILIFCSNLILDYIVSSDKKYEINQAKLLWLFGISEVFLVITIIFCLLYIDIFPKNDNNNSTDIEKGEGKEDRLPLIEILKDGYKAILAIFLVNWLSLQLFPGVGHKKWQARHGMSDNHVTIVVGMFQVFDFISRYPPNLTHIKMFKYFTFSLNTLLIGNFLRLLFIPWFVLNAAVAHPFFTNIVQQCICIAALAFTNGWFNTVPFMVFVKELKKVKSQKDIEVISRIMVLALFCGLFFGMLTTCLYDNFPIVIPKAVAK
- a CDS encoding DNA topoisomerase 3, putative, translating into MGRIKVLNVAEKPSVASAIVSILSKGKSNKKKSYSKYNPVFTFDYKMENETWSMFVTSVTGHLTDQKFDDKYKNWNNTDPHELFDAKITIYIDKDKKPIENNLKKYSKDCNVLILWLDCDREGEHICFEVINACSVTNKKLKIHRAQFSAVTEKDIKYAINNLKSPNKNLAQSVDVRREIDLRMGSIFTRFMTIRYFKLVQNDTKIISYGPCQFPTLGFVVNRYMQIKNFNNEYYWTIKMGYLYQDKDGNNSNLFLDNIGKNKKGREKKKKKKGKKKKNCSDYYSSDDDENNSYGRDNRPDSSNTNYVVDFTWSRLKLFDHLGVVLIYEDLLKNPLCRISNIFEKEVKKYRPFPLNTLQMTKLVSKYFHISSKECMNIAEKLYNKGYISYPRTETNYFVDSMNLRKFINELKKNNIFGSYAAKLAENGNCKPRKGKLNDKAHPPIHPVKNMNKANNVDFKEWKIYEFICRHFLAVCSDDAIGFDTKVVANIGAEQFYCKGLKIKNKNYLEIYIYEKWNDKILPPFQINDEFYPYSLVVEEGITQPPKYLSESDLLSLMDKYGIGTDATMHEHIENIQKRNYVYKNSKNLFIPTKLGIALILSYKKFKDIGVDLTEPSLRAKMERDMFLVASGEKGKNEIIRNYIDIMKYIYQEIYNRIDLLDENINYYINNPEILN